The following coding sequences are from one Sciurus carolinensis chromosome 11, mSciCar1.2, whole genome shotgun sequence window:
- the Plaat4 gene encoding phospholipase A and acyltransferase 4, which yields MDVRVVNRCRTAGFRMATPKPGDLIEIFRFGYQHWVVYVGNGYVVHLTTPCKNPRPGSSSPFSVQGGKATVKRERLEDVARGCSFQVNNYLDDMYKPQPAEKIISCAEKLIGKELRYNLLGWNCEHFVTHLRYGKSHSEQVELLIMGTE from the exons ATGGATGTGCGGGTGGTCAACAGGTGTCGGACAGCTGGCTTCAGAATGGCTACG ccCAAACCTGGAGATTTGATTGAGATTTTTCGGTTTGGCTATCAGCACTGGGTCGTCTATGTTGGAAACGGTTATGTGGTCCATCTGACTACCCCCT GTAAGAACCCCAGACCTGGCTCCTCCAGCCCCTTCTCTGTCCAGGGAGGCAAGGCAACAGTGAAACGGGAGCGCCTAGAGGATGTGGCGCGGGGCTGTTCCTTCCAGGTCAACAACTACTTGGATGATATGTACAAGCCACAGCCTGCAGAGAAAATCATCAGTTGTGCTGAGAAACTGATTGGTAAGGAGCTAAGGTACAACCTTCTGGGCTGGAACTGTGAGCACTTTGTCACCCATCTGAGATACGGCAAGTCCCACAGTGAGCAG GTGGAACTTCTCATAATGGGGACAGAATAG